The Streptomyces sp. NBC_01244 genome contains a region encoding:
- a CDS encoding glycosyltransferase family 87 protein, whose product MTSTSRTIDSALRGRAGRLAMAGFWLATRTLMVVLLVVNLHGTSSVRVEITQTYNNWYDVLVTGTMPHDDVMWQYPPAAAAIFLSPDLLPFLSYFQAFVALTVICDALIAVGLVRAARRADGSLAGAVLWLTTLPLLLSLPFGRYDLQVTLLAVGSLLCLRFRRKLGGVLAGIGALVKVWPLLTLIGTPRGRTTRDAILSAVAAGAVLLAVLALFFRDTLGFLGNQGNRGIQVESLGGSALMLGKLVGAWSGKIEVRYGAYEYLGPYVSSVALLSVGLTVAGFAWLLLWRVKARRWTTATPLDAALCAILVFTITSRVLSPQYLIWLVGLAAVCLTCKHTTQRPVAWLIVASTALSTVIYPLTYGSEILPGTGFGTFLLVLRNGLLGWAAVWSCLRLWRASVSPVPATGAGNGKDAGPTAAPASKAGSEVPARV is encoded by the coding sequence ATGACCAGTACGAGCAGGACCATCGACTCCGCACTCCGGGGGCGCGCCGGCCGCCTGGCCATGGCGGGCTTCTGGCTGGCCACCCGGACCCTGATGGTGGTCCTCCTCGTGGTGAACCTGCACGGCACCTCCTCGGTGCGCGTGGAGATCACCCAGACCTACAACAACTGGTACGACGTCCTCGTCACGGGGACGATGCCGCACGACGACGTCATGTGGCAGTACCCGCCGGCCGCGGCGGCGATCTTCCTGTCGCCCGACCTGCTCCCCTTCCTCAGCTACTTCCAGGCCTTCGTCGCCCTGACCGTGATCTGCGACGCGCTGATCGCCGTCGGCCTGGTCCGCGCCGCCCGCCGCGCCGACGGCAGCCTGGCCGGCGCCGTGCTGTGGCTGACCACGCTGCCGCTGCTGCTGTCGCTGCCCTTCGGCCGCTACGACCTCCAGGTCACCCTGCTCGCCGTCGGCTCGCTGCTGTGCCTGCGCTTCCGCCGCAAGCTCGGCGGCGTCCTCGCCGGAATCGGCGCCCTGGTCAAGGTCTGGCCGCTGCTCACGCTGATCGGCACCCCGCGCGGCCGCACCACCCGCGACGCGATCCTCTCGGCCGTGGCGGCCGGGGCCGTCCTGCTCGCCGTGCTCGCGCTGTTCTTCCGCGACACCCTCGGCTTCCTGGGCAACCAGGGCAACCGCGGCATCCAAGTCGAGTCCCTCGGCGGCTCCGCCCTGATGCTCGGCAAGCTCGTCGGCGCCTGGTCCGGGAAGATCGAGGTCCGCTACGGCGCCTACGAGTACCTCGGCCCGTACGTCTCCAGCGTCGCCCTGCTCTCCGTCGGCCTCACGGTCGCCGGGTTCGCCTGGCTGCTGCTGTGGCGGGTGAAGGCCCGGCGCTGGACCACCGCGACCCCGCTGGACGCCGCGCTGTGCGCCATCCTCGTCTTCACCATCACCAGCCGCGTGCTCAGCCCGCAGTACCTGATCTGGCTGGTCGGCCTCGCGGCCGTCTGCCTGACCTGCAAGCACACCACGCAGCGGCCGGTGGCCTGGCTGATCGTGGCCTCCACCGCGCTCAGCACCGTGATCTACCCGCTGACCTACGGCTCGGAGATCCTCCCGGGCACCGGCTTCGGCACGTTCCTCCTGGTGCTCCGCAACGGCCTGCTGGGATGGGCCGCCGTCTGGTCCTGCCTGCGCCTGTGGCGGGCGAGCGTGAGCCCCGTCCCCGCGACCGGGGCCGGGAACGGGAAGGACGCCGGGCCCACGGCGGCCCCGGCGTCCAAGGCCGGATCCGAGGTCCCGGCGCGCGTCTGA
- a CDS encoding membrane dipeptidase, producing the protein MADLQDEPHTNPVTPVGPGSLGAEDPTGTLLPGALDRAAALLSVHPVADGCNTLVWTLRTSPYHDIDTSDTGVDTDIPRLRAGGVGAQFWSLLTPSEAAATDQVVSDTLEQIDGALALMRRYPDSLCLALTADDLADARNRGRIASFLGPVPGRTLTDSLGALRAFHALGVRILAPAGAPWAMEGLTAFGHEVVKEMNRLAMLLDLTGCPPAPACQLAAASKAPVIISHTGAAALNPHPDNVTDEVLLALRAANGLAMVTFDSALTGDSLHAVADHVEHVRAVAGPHCVGLGAGFGAEPGIPRPAGLMDPSGYPRLIAELLERGWPETDLALLTWGNAQRVVRDAEFTARAAQHRRAP; encoded by the coding sequence ATGGCCGACCTGCAGGACGAACCGCACACGAACCCGGTGACCCCCGTGGGCCCCGGCTCCCTAGGAGCCGAGGATCCCACCGGCACGTTGCTCCCGGGCGCCCTGGACCGGGCCGCCGCACTGCTGAGCGTCCATCCCGTCGCGGATGGCTGCAACACCCTCGTCTGGACCCTTCGGACCAGTCCGTACCACGACATCGACACCTCGGACACGGGCGTCGACACCGACATCCCGCGGCTGCGCGCCGGGGGAGTGGGTGCCCAGTTCTGGTCCCTGCTGACCCCGTCCGAGGCAGCGGCCACCGACCAGGTGGTGTCCGACACCCTCGAACAGATCGACGGGGCACTGGCCCTGATGCGCCGCTACCCCGACAGCCTCTGCCTGGCGCTGACCGCCGACGACCTGGCGGACGCCCGCAACCGGGGCCGCATCGCCTCCTTCCTCGGCCCCGTGCCCGGCCGCACCCTGACGGACTCGCTGGGCGCGCTGCGCGCGTTCCACGCGCTGGGCGTACGGATCCTCGCGCCGGCCGGGGCCCCCTGGGCGATGGAGGGACTGACCGCCTTCGGCCACGAGGTGGTCAAGGAGATGAACCGGCTGGCGATGCTGCTGGACCTCACGGGCTGCCCGCCCGCGCCGGCCTGCCAGCTCGCCGCGGCCTCCAAGGCGCCCGTGATCATCTCGCACACCGGGGCGGCCGCCCTCAATCCGCACCCGGACAACGTGACCGACGAGGTGCTGCTCGCGCTGCGCGCGGCGAACGGTCTGGCGATGGTCACCTTCGACAGCGCGCTCACGGGGGACTCCCTGCACGCGGTCGCGGACCACGTGGAGCACGTACGAGCCGTCGCGGGCCCCCACTGCGTGGGCCTGGGCGCCGGCTTCGGCGCCGAGCCGGGCATCCCCCGGCCCGCGGGCCTGATGGACCCCTCGGGCTATCCGCGGCTGATCGCGGAACTGCTGGAGCGGGGCTGGCCGGAGACCGACCTGGCGCTGCTGACCTGGGGGAACGCCCAGCGGGTGGTGCGCGACGCGGAGTTCACGGCCCGCGCGGCGCAGCACCGTAGGGCCCCCTGA
- a CDS encoding dipeptidase codes for MSAAGTAGGTGAARHLDAARELLAEHPVVDGHNDLPWALRETVRYDLDRRDVGRDQKGHLHTDIPRLRAGGVGAQFWSVYVRSDYAGDDAVSATLEQIDAVAQLIDRYPRDLVRALTADDMEAARAEGRIASLMGAEGGHSINNSLATLRALHQLGVRYMTLTHNDTIDWADSATDEPRHGGLSEFGREVVREMNRIGMLVDLSHVAATTMRDALAVTAAPVVFSHSSARAVCDHVRNIPDDVLALLPANGGIAMATFVPKFILPAAVEWTLAADENLRAHGHHHLDTTPAAMALHRAFEEARPRPVATAATVADHLDHMREVAGVDHIGIGGDYDGTAFTPSGLDDVAGYPNLVAELLARRWSKADLAKLTWSNAVRTLRDAEAVAREQSASRGPSNAVLPV; via the coding sequence GTGAGCGCGGCGGGCACGGCGGGCGGGACGGGCGCCGCCCGGCACCTGGACGCGGCGCGCGAACTGCTCGCCGAGCACCCGGTCGTCGACGGGCACAACGACCTGCCCTGGGCCCTGCGCGAGACCGTGCGCTACGACCTGGACCGGCGGGACGTCGGCCGTGACCAGAAGGGCCACCTGCACACCGACATCCCGCGGCTGCGCGCAGGCGGGGTCGGCGCGCAGTTCTGGTCGGTCTACGTGCGCTCCGACTACGCGGGGGACGACGCGGTCAGCGCCACCCTGGAGCAGATCGACGCCGTCGCCCAGCTGATCGACCGTTACCCGCGCGATCTGGTGCGGGCGCTGACGGCCGACGACATGGAGGCGGCGCGCGCCGAGGGCCGGATCGCCTCGCTGATGGGCGCCGAGGGCGGGCACTCCATCAACAACTCGCTCGCCACCCTGCGCGCCCTGCACCAGCTCGGTGTGCGGTACATGACGCTCACGCACAACGACACCATCGACTGGGCGGACTCGGCGACCGACGAGCCCCGGCACGGCGGCCTGAGCGAGTTCGGCCGCGAGGTCGTCCGCGAGATGAACCGCATCGGCATGCTCGTCGACCTCTCGCACGTGGCCGCGACCACGATGCGCGACGCGCTCGCGGTCACGGCCGCGCCGGTGGTCTTCTCGCACTCCTCGGCGCGGGCGGTCTGCGACCACGTGCGCAACATCCCCGACGACGTGCTGGCGCTGCTGCCGGCCAACGGCGGGATCGCGATGGCCACCTTCGTGCCCAAGTTCATCCTCCCGGCGGCCGTCGAGTGGACCCTGGCGGCCGATGAGAACCTGCGCGCGCACGGCCACCACCACCTCGACACCACCCCGGCGGCGATGGCCCTGCACCGGGCCTTCGAGGAGGCGCGCCCGCGCCCGGTGGCCACGGCCGCCACGGTCGCAGACCACCTCGACCACATGCGCGAGGTGGCCGGCGTCGACCACATCGGCATCGGCGGGGACTACGACGGCACCGCCTTCACCCCGTCCGGGCTGGACGACGTGGCCGGGTACCCCAACCTGGTCGCCGAGCTGCTGGCGCGCCGCTGGTCCAAGGCCGACCTGGCCAAGCTGACCTGGTCGAACGCGGTACGGACGCTGCGCGACGCCGAAGCGGTGGCGCGCGAGCAGTCGGCCTCCCGTGGTCCGTCCAACGCGGTGCTCCCGGTGTGA
- the purE gene encoding 5-(carboxyamino)imidazole ribonucleotide mutase produces the protein MSTSAAAPVIGIVMGSDSDWPVMEAAAQALDEFEIPYEVDVVSAHRMPREMIAYGERADGRGLKAIIAGAGGAAHLPGMLASVTPLPVIGVPVPLKYLDGMDSLMSIVQMPAGIPVATVSIAGARNAGLLAVRMLAAHDPELRARMNDFLHDLNDQATEKGKRLRNKVAGQESFGFGK, from the coding sequence ATGAGCACCTCCGCAGCAGCTCCCGTCATCGGCATCGTCATGGGCTCGGACTCCGACTGGCCCGTCATGGAGGCCGCCGCCCAGGCCCTCGACGAGTTCGAGATCCCCTACGAGGTCGACGTGGTCTCCGCCCACCGGATGCCGCGCGAGATGATCGCGTACGGGGAGCGGGCCGACGGGCGCGGCCTCAAGGCGATCATCGCGGGCGCGGGCGGCGCCGCCCACCTGCCCGGCATGCTCGCCTCCGTCACCCCGCTGCCGGTCATCGGCGTACCGGTCCCGCTGAAGTACCTCGACGGCATGGACTCCCTGATGTCGATCGTCCAGATGCCGGCCGGAATCCCCGTCGCCACCGTCTCGATCGCCGGGGCCCGCAACGCCGGGCTGCTCGCCGTACGGATGCTGGCCGCGCACGACCCGGAGCTGCGCGCCCGCATGAACGACTTCCTGCACGACCTCAACGACCAGGCCACCGAGAAGGGCAAGCGGCTGCGCAACAAGGTCGCCGGCCAGGAGTCGTTCGGGTTCGGCAAGTGA
- a CDS encoding 5-(carboxyamino)imidazole ribonucleotide synthase, whose amino-acid sequence MVGGGQLARMTHEAGIPLGIRFKILSDTPQDSAAQVVSDVVIGDYRDLETLRAFARGCDVITFDHEHVPIAHLRALEADGIPVRPGPDALMHAADKGVMRAKLDEIGAPSPRHRIVSDPADAAAFAEEVGGFPVILKTVRGGYDGKGVWFVRTQADAEAPFKAGVPVLAEEKVDYVRELAANVVRSPHGQAVSYPVVESIQVDGVCDTVIAPAPNLSEALAGDAQALALRIAKELGVTGHLAVELFETTDGRILVNELAMRPHNSGHWTQDGAITSQFANHVRAVLDLPLGDPRPRARWTVMANVLGGDYPDMYAAYLHCMAHDPQLKIHMYGKDVKQGRKVGHVNTYGDDLDDVLERARHAAGYLRGSITE is encoded by the coding sequence ATGGTCGGCGGCGGACAGCTCGCCCGCATGACCCACGAGGCGGGTATCCCCCTCGGCATCAGATTCAAGATCCTCAGTGACACCCCACAGGACTCGGCGGCCCAGGTCGTGAGCGACGTCGTCATCGGCGACTATCGCGATCTGGAGACCCTGCGCGCCTTCGCGCGCGGCTGTGACGTGATCACCTTCGACCACGAGCACGTGCCCATCGCGCACCTGCGGGCCCTGGAGGCCGACGGCATTCCCGTCCGCCCGGGACCCGACGCGCTGATGCACGCCGCGGACAAGGGGGTGATGCGCGCCAAGCTCGACGAGATCGGCGCGCCCAGTCCCCGCCACCGGATCGTGAGCGATCCGGCGGACGCGGCGGCCTTCGCCGAAGAGGTCGGCGGGTTCCCCGTCATCCTCAAGACGGTGCGCGGCGGGTACGACGGAAAGGGCGTGTGGTTCGTCCGTACGCAGGCGGACGCCGAGGCCCCGTTCAAGGCGGGCGTCCCGGTCCTGGCCGAGGAGAAGGTGGACTACGTCCGCGAGCTCGCGGCCAACGTCGTCCGCTCCCCGCACGGCCAGGCCGTGTCCTACCCCGTCGTGGAGTCGATCCAGGTGGACGGGGTCTGCGACACGGTCATCGCCCCCGCCCCGAACCTCTCGGAGGCGCTGGCCGGCGATGCCCAGGCCCTGGCCCTGCGCATCGCCAAGGAACTCGGCGTGACCGGCCACCTGGCCGTGGAGCTCTTCGAGACCACCGACGGCCGGATCCTGGTCAACGAACTGGCGATGCGCCCGCACAACAGCGGCCACTGGACCCAGGACGGTGCCATCACCTCCCAGTTCGCCAACCACGTACGGGCCGTCCTGGACCTGCCCCTCGGCGACCCGCGCCCCCGCGCCCGCTGGACGGTCATGGCGAACGTGCTCGGCGGGGACTACCCCGACATGTACGCGGCGTACCTGCACTGCATGGCCCACGACCCCCAGCTGAAGATCCACATGTACGGCAAGGACGTGAAACAGGGCCGCAAGGTCGGCCACGTCAACACCTACGGCGACGACCTGGACGATGTGCTGGAGCGCGCACGTCACGCAGCCGGCTACCTCAGAGGATCGATCACCGAATGA
- a CDS encoding GtrA family protein — MSKPESGSVLDRVRGLAREIARFGAVGGLGVLVNLGVFNLIRQVTDLQVVRASVIATLVAIVTNYLGFRYFAYRDRADRTGAGRTRELGLFVAFSAIGLVIENGILFTATYGFHWDGPLASNFFKFTGIGIATVFRFWSYRTWVFKALPAPATASLVVEQRDGQAAADAQAPVARTPETAAN, encoded by the coding sequence ATGAGCAAGCCGGAGAGCGGATCCGTCCTCGACCGCGTGCGCGGGCTCGCGCGCGAGATCGCCAGGTTCGGGGCCGTCGGCGGGCTGGGCGTCCTGGTCAACCTGGGCGTCTTCAACCTGATCAGGCAGGTCACCGATCTCCAGGTGGTGCGCGCGAGCGTGATAGCCACCCTGGTGGCCATCGTCACGAACTACCTGGGCTTCCGCTACTTCGCCTACCGGGACCGGGCCGACCGGACCGGTGCGGGCCGCACCCGTGAGCTCGGGCTGTTCGTCGCGTTCAGCGCGATCGGGCTCGTGATCGAGAACGGCATCCTGTTCACGGCCACGTACGGATTCCACTGGGACGGGCCGCTCGCCTCGAACTTCTTCAAGTTCACCGGCATCGGCATCGCCACGGTGTTCCGCTTCTGGTCCTACCGGACCTGGGTCTTCAAGGCCCTGCCCGCGCCGGCCACGGCCTCCCTGGTCGTCGAGCAGCGTGACGGCCAGGCCGCGGCGGACGCACAGGCGCCGGTGGCACGGACCCCGGAGACCGCCGCGAACTGA
- a CDS encoding ATP-binding protein, with protein sequence MRRRLINSTLAVVLVVIAVFGVSLVIVETRTITSSAQDRIESEALQLVGIVESDVVEKRPVDPGALAELLDEGRYARITIPGREPVEIGTRITDSVIRGTARGEQGETVVVEEARSTVTREVGRTLAVVGAVALLAVVAAVLLAVRQANRLASPLTDLAETAERLGSGDPRPRHKRYGVPELDRVADVLDSSAERIGRMLTAERRLAADASHQLRTPLTALSMRLEEITVTDDLETVREEATIALTQVERLTDVVQRLLTNSRDPRTGSAVPFDLDEVVKQQLEEWRPAYRSAGRAVVRSGKTGIRAVGTPGAVSQVLATLVENSLMHGGGTVALRTRVIGNQAVLEVTDEGPGVPPDLGNRIFERAISGRNSTGIGLAVARDLAEADGGRLELLQTRPPVFALFLSRTAPTPTEPEQTVR encoded by the coding sequence ATGCGCCGCCGCCTGATCAACTCCACGCTCGCCGTGGTGCTCGTCGTCATCGCCGTCTTCGGGGTCTCCCTCGTCATCGTCGAGACCCGCACCATCACCAGCAGCGCCCAGGACCGCATCGAGTCCGAGGCGCTGCAGCTGGTGGGCATCGTCGAGAGCGACGTCGTGGAGAAGAGGCCGGTCGACCCCGGCGCGCTCGCCGAACTGCTCGACGAGGGCCGGTACGCCCGGATCACGATCCCCGGCCGGGAGCCCGTCGAGATCGGCACGCGCATCACGGACAGCGTCATCCGGGGCACCGCCCGCGGGGAGCAGGGCGAGACCGTGGTCGTGGAGGAGGCCCGCTCCACCGTCACCCGCGAGGTCGGCCGGACCCTGGCCGTGGTCGGAGCCGTCGCCCTGCTCGCCGTCGTGGCGGCCGTCCTGCTCGCCGTACGCCAGGCCAACCGGCTGGCCTCCCCGCTGACCGACCTCGCCGAGACGGCCGAGCGGCTGGGCTCGGGCGACCCGCGGCCCCGCCACAAGCGGTACGGGGTCCCCGAGCTGGACCGGGTCGCGGACGTACTGGACTCCAGCGCCGAGCGGATCGGCCGGATGCTCACCGCCGAGCGGCGCCTGGCCGCGGACGCCTCGCACCAGCTGCGCACCCCGCTCACCGCCCTGTCGATGCGGCTGGAGGAGATCACCGTCACCGACGACCTGGAGACCGTACGCGAGGAGGCGACGATCGCCCTCACCCAGGTGGAACGGCTCACGGACGTGGTCCAGCGGCTCCTGACGAACTCCAGGGACCCGCGCACGGGCTCCGCCGTCCCCTTCGACCTGGACGAGGTCGTCAAACAGCAGCTGGAGGAGTGGCGTCCCGCCTACCGCAGCGCCGGCCGGGCCGTCGTCCGCTCCGGGAAGACCGGCATCCGCGCCGTGGGCACCCCGGGCGCCGTCTCGCAGGTCCTGGCGACCCTGGTGGAGAACTCCCTCATGCACGGCGGCGGCACCGTGGCCCTGCGGACCCGCGTGATCGGCAACCAGGCCGTACTGGAGGTCACGGACGAGGGGCCGGGCGTCCCGCCCGACCTCGGCAACCGGATCTTCGAGCGGGCCATCAGCGGCCGCAACTCCACCGGCATCGGCCTCGCCGTCGCCCGGGACCTCGCGGAGGCCGACGGCGGCCGCCTGGAGCTGCTCCAGACCCGGCCGCCGGTGTTCGCCCTGTTCCTCAGCCGGACCGCGCCCACACCCACCGAACCGGAGCAGACGGTCCGCTGA
- a CDS encoding response regulator transcription factor yields the protein MTRVLLAEDDASISEPLARALRREGYEVEVREDGPTALDAGLQGGIDLVVLDLGLPGMDGLEVARRLRAEGHGFPILVLTARADEVDTVVGLDAGADDYVTKPFRLAELLARVRALLRRGATEASQAPATHGVRIDVESHRAWMGEEELQLTAKEFDLLRVLVRDAGRVVTRDQLMREVWDTTWWSSTKTLDMHISWLRKKLGDDAANPRYIATVRGVGFRFEKS from the coding sequence ATGACGCGTGTACTGCTCGCCGAGGACGACGCATCCATCTCGGAACCCCTGGCCCGCGCCCTGCGCCGGGAAGGGTACGAGGTCGAGGTCCGGGAGGACGGCCCCACCGCCCTGGACGCGGGACTGCAGGGCGGCATCGATCTCGTCGTCCTGGACCTGGGCCTGCCGGGCATGGACGGCCTGGAGGTGGCCCGCCGACTGCGCGCCGAAGGCCACGGCTTCCCGATCCTGGTCCTGACCGCCCGCGCCGACGAGGTCGACACGGTCGTGGGCCTGGACGCCGGCGCCGACGACTACGTGACCAAACCCTTCCGCCTCGCCGAGCTGCTCGCCCGCGTCCGGGCCCTGCTGCGGCGTGGAGCCACCGAGGCCTCCCAGGCCCCCGCCACCCACGGGGTGCGCATCGACGTCGAATCGCACCGCGCGTGGATGGGCGAGGAGGAGCTCCAGCTCACCGCGAAGGAGTTCGACCTGCTGCGGGTCCTCGTCCGCGACGCCGGCCGGGTCGTCACCCGCGACCAGCTGATGCGCGAGGTCTGGGACACCACCTGGTGGTCCTCCACCAAGACCCTCGACATGCACATCTCCTGGCTGCGAAAGAAGCTCGGCGACGACGCGGCCAACCCCCGCTACATCGCCACCGTCCGTGGAGTCGGCTTCCGCTTCGAGAAGAGCTGA
- a CDS encoding peptide MFS transporter, with protein MASSLTKGSADPSTEKTFLGHPSGLAFLFMTEMWERYSFYGMRALLVLFLATNVADGGLGMNDATAVAIYSVYNAMVYLLALPGGWLGDRVWGARKAVAVAGVVIMTGHFLLAVPSSISFFIGLALIAAGSGVLKANISTMVGQLYTDKNDPRRDGGFTIFYMGINLGAFVAPLTIGYVGQEINWHLGFAMAGVGMALGLAFYFFGFRHLNPVSNTVPSPLSAAEKSSVLKKGLIWLGVAVAAYAVIGLAGIFTINYALWPLTIAGLILPAWAILRIKRDKDLSGVERSRMSAYVWFFAAAAIFWAIYDQTGSTLALFAKDSTDSTLFGFNFPESWFQSLNPLFVMALAPLFAMLWVALARRSKEPTTLAKFSFALIMIGVSFGVMMIAQGLATGDTKVSPMWLVGVYFIQTVGELTLSPVGLSLTTKLAPQKYASQMMGVFFLAVTAGDSTIALLQLLGAPTDTQGWFATQGVLAVLAGIAIYMYRKKVQPLMGGVH; from the coding sequence ATGGCTTCCAGCCTGACGAAGGGCTCGGCGGACCCGTCCACCGAGAAGACCTTCCTCGGACACCCCAGCGGCCTCGCCTTCCTCTTCATGACGGAGATGTGGGAGCGCTACAGCTTCTACGGCATGCGCGCCCTGCTCGTGCTCTTCCTGGCCACCAACGTGGCCGACGGCGGACTCGGGATGAACGACGCGACCGCGGTCGCGATCTACTCCGTCTACAACGCGATGGTCTACCTGCTCGCCCTCCCGGGCGGCTGGCTCGGTGACCGCGTCTGGGGCGCCCGCAAGGCCGTGGCCGTGGCCGGCGTCGTGATCATGACGGGTCACTTCCTGCTGGCGGTGCCCTCGTCCATCTCGTTCTTCATCGGCCTGGCGCTCATCGCCGCCGGTTCCGGCGTGCTCAAGGCCAACATCTCCACGATGGTCGGCCAGCTGTACACGGACAAGAACGACCCCCGCCGTGACGGTGGCTTCACGATCTTCTACATGGGCATCAACCTCGGTGCCTTCGTCGCCCCGCTGACCATCGGCTACGTCGGCCAGGAGATCAACTGGCACCTCGGCTTCGCCATGGCCGGTGTCGGCATGGCCCTGGGCCTCGCCTTCTACTTCTTCGGCTTCCGCCACCTGAACCCGGTCTCCAACACGGTTCCGAGCCCGCTGAGCGCCGCCGAGAAGTCCTCCGTCCTCAAGAAGGGCCTGATCTGGCTCGGCGTCGCCGTCGCCGCCTACGCGGTCATCGGCCTGGCCGGCATCTTCACGATCAACTACGCGCTGTGGCCGCTGACCATCGCCGGTCTGATCCTCCCCGCCTGGGCGATCCTGCGCATCAAGCGCGACAAGGACCTCTCGGGTGTCGAGCGCTCGCGCATGTCGGCGTACGTCTGGTTCTTCGCCGCCGCCGCGATCTTCTGGGCCATCTACGACCAGACCGGCTCCACGCTGGCCCTGTTCGCGAAGGACAGCACGGACAGCACGCTGTTCGGCTTCAACTTCCCGGAGAGCTGGTTCCAGTCGCTCAACCCGCTGTTCGTGATGGCGCTCGCGCCCCTCTTCGCGATGCTGTGGGTGGCGCTGGCCCGTCGCTCCAAGGAGCCCACCACCCTGGCGAAGTTCTCCTTCGCGCTGATCATGATCGGCGTCTCCTTCGGCGTCATGATGATCGCCCAGGGCCTGGCCACCGGTGACACGAAGGTCAGCCCGATGTGGCTGGTCGGCGTCTACTTCATCCAGACCGTCGGCGAGCTCACCCTCTCCCCCGTCGGCCTGTCGCTGACCACCAAGCTGGCGCCGCAGAAGTACGCCTCCCAGATGATGGGCGTCTTCTTCCTCGCGGTCACCGCCGGTGACTCCACGATCGCGCTGCTCCAGCTGCTCGGCGCCCCGACGGACACCCAGGGCTGGTTCGCCACCCAGGGCGTGCTCGCGGTCCTCGCCGGCATCGCGATCTACATGTACCGCAAGAAGGTCCAGCCGCTCATGGGCGGCGTGCACTGA
- the tnpB gene encoding IS607 family element RNA-guided endonuclease TnpB has translation MKKFRAQPGFTVLAHKLALDPSAAAHCRLHSHAGAARAAYNWAVAYVTAVWWQRKAEQSYGIREDELTPWRSWSLPSLRKAFNEDKRTNPRFADWWEENSKEAYNTGLANASAAFDNYAKSKSGKRKGPSMGTPRFKWKRKARLTCRFTTGTIRVEPDGRHVTLPRIGTVRLHENRADLRALIDAGNMRILSATACLDRGRWFVSLQVEQKHQLVKVARPDAAVGIDLGIKTLAVLADSDGVLSEEPNPRHLDRAQKQLHRASRIVSRRRGPDQRTGQRPSKRWEKANQARNKIHHRVANLREDTLHKMTTRLACEYGTIVVEDLNVAGMGLNRRLSRRVADAAFGEIRRHLTYKTRRHGTRLVVADRWYPSSKTCSRCGVVKAKLPLSVRVFECDNCGLVLDRDTNAGHNLVALAARTTGTGAAGDLDPVKAESKPRGADRKTRTTRPRRKAGTGRAGGAIPSPRAGKETGDRQRVTSAQLALW, from the coding sequence ATGAAGAAGTTCAGGGCGCAGCCGGGCTTCACCGTCCTCGCTCACAAGCTCGCGCTGGACCCGAGCGCAGCGGCCCACTGCCGCCTGCACTCGCACGCAGGAGCCGCGCGGGCCGCGTACAACTGGGCGGTCGCGTACGTCACCGCTGTGTGGTGGCAGCGTAAGGCCGAGCAGTCGTACGGCATCCGCGAGGACGAGCTGACTCCGTGGCGGTCGTGGTCGTTGCCCTCGCTGCGGAAGGCGTTCAACGAGGACAAGCGCACCAACCCGCGTTTCGCCGACTGGTGGGAGGAGAACTCCAAGGAGGCGTACAACACCGGCCTGGCCAACGCGTCAGCGGCGTTCGACAATTACGCGAAGTCGAAGAGCGGTAAGCGCAAGGGCCCAAGTATGGGTACCCCCCGTTTCAAGTGGAAACGGAAAGCGCGCCTGACCTGCCGGTTCACCACTGGCACGATCCGCGTCGAGCCTGACGGCCGGCACGTCACTCTGCCCAGGATCGGCACCGTCCGCCTCCACGAGAACCGAGCCGACCTGCGTGCCCTCATCGACGCGGGGAACATGCGGATCCTCTCCGCGACCGCATGTCTGGACCGGGGCCGCTGGTTCGTGTCCCTCCAGGTCGAGCAGAAGCACCAGTTGGTGAAGGTGGCCCGTCCGGACGCGGCGGTCGGTATCGACCTCGGCATCAAAACGCTGGCCGTCCTCGCGGACAGCGACGGCGTCCTCAGCGAGGAGCCGAACCCGCGCCACCTCGACCGCGCGCAGAAGCAGCTGCACCGCGCCAGCCGGATCGTCTCTCGCCGCCGCGGTCCCGACCAGCGCACCGGGCAGCGGCCGTCGAAGCGCTGGGAGAAGGCCAACCAGGCTCGAAACAAGATCCATCACCGGGTCGCGAACCTCCGCGAGGACACCCTCCACAAGATGACGACCCGCCTCGCCTGCGAGTACGGCACGATCGTCGTCGAAGACCTCAACGTCGCCGGCATGGGCCTTAATCGGCGCCTGTCCCGCCGGGTCGCGGATGCCGCGTTCGGCGAGATCCGACGCCACCTCACGTACAAGACCCGTCGGCACGGCACACGCCTCGTCGTGGCCGACCGCTGGTACCCCTCCTCGAAGACCTGCTCCCGCTGCGGTGTGGTGAAAGCCAAGCTGCCCCTCAGCGTGCGCGTCTTCGAGTGCGACAACTGCGGCCTGGTCCTTGACCGGGACACGAACGCGGGACATAACCTGGTCGCCCTCGCGGCCCGCACGACAGGTACCGGAGCGGCCGGAGACCTGGACCCCGTCAAGGCGGAGTCGAAGCCCCGTGGAGCCGACCGGAAGACCCGCACCACCCGCCCGCGCCGCAAGGCCGGGACGGGGCGGGCAGGTGGCGCGATCCCCAGCCCCCGGGCCGGGAAGGAAACGGGAGACCGTCAACGGGTCACCAGCGCGCAACTCGCGCTCTGGTGA